From the genome of Limisalsivibrio acetivorans, one region includes:
- a CDS encoding GspE/PulE family protein — MLKKYNDKFLDLLVEERVLTEDDKGNLVKKFDNNASEIFEFLIEGGAASRELMAKLWGDSLDKAYIELGRTMMQEELLDYLPSDFARKNYLLPLYKFGDVITVATSDPENQMAMQKLEEIYGCKISTVFALPEDLEDTLEITFQDTSKVDEFVNKITVDSLFKGTSKITAGQLQRMAGDQAIIELVRAVMLIGIKEGASDIHIEPQEKFTQIRYRIDGVLQTLLKLDLAVLPGILSRLKVMSNLDITERRLPLDGRAVLKLKNRSIDFRISTTPSIYGEKAVLRILGQKDSRSVPSLTDLNFSKFIYERLSKIMENPNGVFFVTGPTGSGKTTTLYSLLKYLNSPNVNIMTIEDPVEYRLPGLTQVQVNQDVGLGFTNALRSFLRQDPDIILIGEIRDIETARISAQAALTGHLVLATMHTNDSMQAITRLLEIGVQPFLVAPSMIGVMSQRLVRQICDHCKEPYELTPEEINEHFNDWDGVTTVTFYRGAGCPRCHGSGYRGRLAIHELLIINTELRKVIGEGASILEIKDFTKKMNFRNLRYDGFKKILRGLTTLEELNRVTIAEDALE; from the coding sequence ATGCTGAAAAAGTACAACGACAAATTCCTCGATCTTCTCGTAGAAGAGCGGGTACTTACGGAAGACGACAAGGGTAACCTCGTCAAGAAGTTCGACAATAACGCATCCGAGATCTTCGAGTTCCTTATCGAAGGGGGTGCGGCGTCCAGAGAGCTCATGGCAAAGCTCTGGGGGGACTCCCTAGACAAAGCCTATATCGAACTTGGACGCACAATGATGCAGGAGGAACTTCTGGACTATCTTCCGTCTGACTTCGCACGGAAGAACTATCTTCTGCCGTTGTACAAGTTTGGAGATGTAATAACCGTAGCCACCTCCGATCCTGAAAACCAGATGGCTATGCAGAAGCTTGAAGAGATATACGGGTGCAAGATAAGCACCGTCTTCGCCCTACCCGAGGATCTGGAAGATACACTTGAGATCACCTTTCAGGACACCTCCAAGGTTGATGAGTTTGTCAACAAGATCACGGTGGACTCCCTCTTCAAGGGAACCAGCAAAATCACAGCCGGACAGCTCCAGAGGATGGCGGGGGATCAGGCTATTATCGAGCTTGTTCGGGCCGTTATGCTCATCGGAATCAAAGAAGGGGCGAGTGATATACACATTGAGCCCCAGGAGAAGTTCACCCAGATAAGATACCGAATCGACGGAGTTCTGCAAACACTGCTTAAGCTGGATCTTGCTGTTCTACCAGGTATTTTGTCCAGACTAAAGGTTATGTCAAACCTGGATATAACCGAAAGAAGGCTCCCTCTGGACGGAAGAGCTGTACTAAAGCTTAAAAACCGCTCCATCGACTTCCGTATATCCACAACACCAAGCATATACGGAGAGAAGGCGGTTCTACGTATCCTTGGTCAAAAGGATTCGCGCTCCGTTCCGTCCCTCACAGACCTCAACTTCTCAAAGTTTATTTACGAAAGACTCAGCAAGATAATGGAAAACCCGAACGGGGTGTTCTTTGTAACCGGACCCACAGGCTCGGGTAAGACCACAACGCTCTACTCCCTTTTGAAATATCTGAACAGCCCGAATGTCAATATCATGACCATTGAAGACCCTGTGGAGTACCGCCTCCCCGGGCTTACACAGGTGCAGGTGAATCAGGATGTGGGGCTCGGCTTCACAAACGCTCTTCGTTCATTCCTCCGTCAGGATCCTGATATCATCCTAATCGGTGAGATACGGGATATCGAAACAGCCCGAATCTCCGCCCAGGCAGCACTTACTGGTCACCTCGTTCTTGCCACAATGCACACAAACGACTCCATGCAGGCGATAACAAGGCTCCTTGAGATCGGTGTGCAGCCCTTCCTTGTAGCTCCCTCTATGATAGGAGTAATGTCACAGCGTCTTGTTAGACAGATCTGCGACCACTGCAAGGAGCCCTACGAGCTAACACCCGAGGAGATTAACGAGCATTTCAACGACTGGGACGGAGTAACCACCGTAACATTCTATAGAGGAGCCGGATGCCCGAGATGCCATGGCTCCGGCTACAGGGGACGACTTGCAATCCACGAACTTTTGATAATTAACACAGAGCTGAGAAAGGTTATCGGCGAAGGTGCATCAATCCTTGAGATCAAGGACTTCACCAAGAAGATGAACTTTAGAAATCTGCGCTACGATGGCTTCAAGAAGATTCTCCGAGGGCTTACAACCCTTGAGGAGCTCAATAGGGTAACCATAGCCGAAGACGCACTGGAGTAA
- a CDS encoding diguanylate cyclase, which translates to MKILIVDDSDTSRMLLETMLRNAGYDDLIMACCAREALTILGIEGDDETSEPDLILMDIVMPDLSGIETTMLIKSEERFKDIPVIMVTVKESENSLEEAFEAGAIDFINKPVTKTELGARVRSVLKLKKETDRRKARERELEELTRKLEKLSNLDGLTGVANRRSFDDFFEEEWLRGLRSQTPISLLMIDIDHFKLFNDTYGHMQGDVCLKRVAGAINKAIKRPGDFVARYGGEEFVAILPDTSLEGACHIADLIMDYVEELKIEHEKSTTNDFITVSIGVSSITPHRSISRDTLINTADSALYRAKEAGRGRILCENVASDTNNTPS; encoded by the coding sequence ATGAAGATACTTATAGTTGACGATTCTGATACCTCCCGCATGCTCCTTGAGACGATGCTCAGAAATGCGGGCTACGATGATCTGATAATGGCATGCTGCGCCAGAGAGGCGCTCACTATTCTTGGCATTGAAGGGGATGATGAAACCTCAGAACCCGATCTTATCCTTATGGATATAGTTATGCCCGACCTCTCCGGCATCGAAACAACAATGCTAATAAAATCCGAGGAGCGCTTCAAGGATATCCCGGTTATTATGGTCACCGTAAAGGAGTCCGAAAACAGCCTGGAGGAAGCCTTCGAAGCGGGAGCCATCGATTTTATAAACAAGCCTGTTACTAAAACCGAGCTGGGCGCCCGTGTGCGGTCTGTTTTGAAGCTGAAGAAGGAAACCGACCGGAGAAAGGCCAGAGAAAGGGAGCTTGAGGAGCTTACCCGAAAGCTTGAAAAGCTCTCCAACCTGGATGGGCTTACAGGCGTCGCCAACAGAAGAAGCTTCGACGACTTCTTTGAGGAGGAGTGGCTCAGGGGCCTTCGTTCCCAGACCCCCATATCCCTGCTAATGATAGATATCGACCATTTCAAGCTTTTTAACGACACCTACGGCCATATGCAGGGTGATGTATGCCTTAAAAGGGTTGCCGGAGCCATAAACAAGGCTATCAAAAGACCGGGCGACTTTGTGGCCAGATACGGCGGCGAAGAGTTTGTTGCTATCCTTCCTGATACATCCCTTGAAGGCGCCTGCCACATCGCAGATCTGATCATGGACTACGTGGAGGAGCTGAAGATAGAACATGAAAAATCCACAACAAACGATTTTATCACCGTAAGCATCGGCGTTTCCAGCATAACGCCACATCGAAGCATAAGCAGGGATACGCTTATTAATACTGCAGATTCAGCTTTATACAGGGCTAAGGAAGCTGGAA